From the Polaribacter huanghezhanensis genome, the window TATAAAACTAAAAGAATGCGTTTATTTTTTAATAACGGATTTTTGTTTTATGCAGAATATAACATTCGCCTTTTCTTTAAGTTGCTATTTCTCAAAAAAGACATCTTAGTTTCAAATGATTTAGATACTCTTTTACCAAATTATTTGGTGAGTAAATTGCAATCAAAAATAATTATTTACGATAGTCATGAACTATTTACAGAAATTCCTGAATTGGTTCATAGACCAAGAGTAAAAAAAATATGGGAAAGCATTGAGCAAAAGATCATTCCTAATTTAAAAAATTGTTACACTGTTAGTGATTCTATTGCAGATTATTATCAAAATAAATACAATACTCATTTTGAAACCATACGAAATGTACCAAAAACGAAAAAGAGCACTACCGGTATTTTTCCTTTTGATACAAGAGGAAAAACAATAATTTTATATCAAGGAGCTGTTAATATTGGTAGAGGTTTAGAACTTATGCTTGATACAATGAAACATCTCGAAAAACATATTTTTGTAGTGATTGGTTCTGGTGATATTTTTGAAAAAGTAAAAACAAAAGCTTCACAACTTATTACAAATAACAAAGTTTATTTTTTAGGAAAACTGACTCCGCCAGAAATAAACGCATTAACTCCACTCGCAAATATTGGCATTTCTTTAGAAGAAGATTTAGGTTTGAATTATAGATATGCTTTACCCAATAAGTTGTTTGACTATTTACACGCAGAAGTTCCTGTTTTGGTTTCTAATTTACCCGAAATGAAAAAAATAATTGACGAATATAAATTTGGAGAAATTGTAGAAAACAGGAACTCAAAATTGTTAGCAAAACAAATTGAGAAATTTTCTTTAAAAAAACATTCAGCAGAAATTAAGAGTGCAAAAAAAGTCCTTAACTGGGAAAATGAGGAGAAAAAATTAATTTCAATCTATCAAAATGTCAAACAGTAAAAGGTTACATATTGTTTCTTTTAATATTCCATATCCACCAAGTTATGGAGGAGTAATTGATGTTTTTTATAAAATAAAAGAACTGCATCAATTAAATATTGAAATTTATTTGCATTGTTTTGAATACGATAGACCTCAACAAAAAGAATTAGAAAAATACTGTACAAAAGTTTTTTATTACAACAGAGCTTCAAAAATAAAAAGCTTGTTTTCTTCGATTCCTTTTATTATTAAAAACAGAGAAAATAATTTGTTAATTAATACATTAAAAAAGATTAAAGCTCCTATTTTATTTGAAGGATTACACACAACTTTTCCGCTTACCAAAACAATTTTCGATTCAAAAACTTTTGTTAGAACGCACAATATTGAGCACAATTATTTTAAAGAATTAGCAAAAAGCGAGGCTAATGTTTTTAAAAAATTATTCTACCAATTAGAAGCTATTAAACTTAAAAAATACGAATCCGTTTTAAAAAATGTAACTGGTGTTTTCTCAATTTCTCCATTTGAACAAGAATACTTTTCATCAAAATATGGAGAAAAATGTGATTATATTCCTGCTTTTCATGAAGCAAAACTTATAAAAAATCATTCTACAAAAGGAAGTTTTATTTTATATCATGGTGATTTAAGAATATCAGATAATATTAAAGCTGCATTGTTTTTAATAGATGTTTATAAAGAAAGTTCTTTTAAATTGGTAATTGCAAGTAGCGATAAATCTTCTGTTATTAAAGAAATAGATACACATCAAAATATTGATTTTAAATCCATTAACAATCAAAACGAATTAAAAATCTTATTTAAAAAAGCCCATATAAATACATTAATAACTTTTCAAAAAACAGGAATAAAATTAAAGTTATTAAATTCTCTTTATCAAGGTAAGTTTATAATAGGAAACTCTAAAATGATTGCTGATACAGGCTTAGAAGACTTGTGCGAGTTAGCAAACACAAAAGAAGAAATTTTACAAAAAACAGGATTATTATTTTCTAAAGAATTTTCTGAATCTGAAATAGAAAAACGCAAAGAAAAACTAAAATCTTTCAGCCCAAATAATTCAGCAAAAAAAATGATGGAAATTATTTTTAAATAACCGCTTGTTGCACCACTTCAAATACCTCGCCGCCTTCACACTTAATTGTTTTTTGTTTAAACTTTACAATCAACGCATAATCATGCGTTGCCATTAAAATCGATTTTCCGCTTTGATGAATTCCGTTTAGCAATTCCATTACTTCTAACGACGTTTTTGGATCTAAATTTCCTGTTGGTTCATCGGCTAAAATTAAATCTGGATCGTTTAGCAAAGCTCTTGCAATGGCAACACGTTGTTGTTCTCCGCCAGAAAGCTCAAAAGGTTTTTTGTAGTATTTGGTTTTCATGTCCACTTTTTCTAAAACTTCATGAATTTTAGCGGTCATTTTTTCTTTGTCTTTCCAGCCAGTTGCTTTTAACACAAACAATAAATTATCAAACACAGTTCTGTCATTTAACAATTTAAAATCTTGAAATACAATTCCGATTTTTCTTCTTAAAAACGGAATGTCTTTTTCTTTTAATTGCTTTAAATCAAAATCTACTACAGCACCTTTTCCGCGTTTTAAATTTAAATCGCCGTACAAGGTTTTCATCAAGCTACTTTTACCGCTTCCTGTTTTACCGATCAAGTAAAAAAACTCGCCTTTTTCAATTTTTAAATTGACTTTAGAAAGCACTAAATTATCTCTTTGGTAAATATCTGCGTCTTCTAAATGTAAAATTGCATCAGCCATAAAAAAGTAGTTTCTACAAACTTATAATTTTCTTATCAGTTTAAAGAAATATTAAGAGAATTAATCTTTAACTATTTTTATCTTTGATTTTTAAACCAACGTTTGTTTTTTTGGATGTGAATCAAACAAAATAAAAAAATCTGCGTTATAGTTTTCAAATAGCCAAAAAACCCTTTAAGAAAAATGAATATTCGCTTTTTTAAAAAATTCGCTTTTTTAGTTTTAATCACCGTAAGTTCTAGCGTTGTTTCTGCACAGCAAACAGAAATGGATACAAATAGTTTAGCTGCTTATAACGATGCCATTACATTGTACAACAACAAGGCCTATGCTGCTGCTCAAAAAACATTTAAAGAAGTTGCTTTAAAGAATAAAAGTACATCTGCGTTAAAGTCAGACTCTGAATATTATACCGCCATGTGTGCTATCAAATTGAATCAGACAGAAGCCGACAAAATGGTATTGAATTTTGTAGAGAACAATCCAAATAGCAACAAAAAAGAAAAAGCATTTTTAAATGTTGGTAATTACTATTTTGCAAATAAAAAAGCTGCCTATGCTTTAAAGTGGTATTCTAAAGTAAATAGAGAAGTGCTATCAACCGAGAATAAAAAAGAGCTCGATTTTAAAATGGGTTACGCATTACTATCGACCGGAAATTTAAAATTAGCTAGAAAAAAATTCTTTCCATTAATTAATGATGCTCGTTACGGAAACGATTCTAGATATTACTACGGATTTATCGCTTACAAACAAGCAGATTACGAAACGGCAGAAATCCATTTACAAGAAATCGCAAAACAAGCTTCGTATAAAAGTGAAGTAACGTATTATTTATTAGACATCAGTTTTAAAGATGGACGATTTGAAAAATGTATCGAAATTGGAAAAAACCTATTAAAGGATCCGAAGCAAAAAGAAATTTCTGACATTTCTAAAATTGTTGGTGAAAGTTATTTTAATTTAAAAAAATACAAAGAAGCCTTGCCATATTTAAGTGCTTATAAAGGCAAACGTGGTAAATGGAACAATACCGATTATTATCAATTAGGATATGCATATTACAAACAAAACGATTTTGAAAATGCTGTAAAAAATTTTAATAAAATTATTGGCGATAAAAACAGTGTTTCTCAAAATGCCTATTATCATTTAGCAGAATGTTATTTGTATTTAGAAAGAAAACCTGAAGCGTTAAATGCTTTTAAAAGCGCTAGCGAAATGGATTTCGACGCAAAAATTAAAGAAGATGCTTTTTTAAATTATGCCAAATTAAGTTACGAACAAGGAAATCCATATAAAAGTGTTGCAGATGTGTTGCAAGATTTTTTAACTGCATATCCAAAATCGCCTTTTTACCAAGAAATAAATCAATTGGTGGTAACTTCTTATTTACATCAGCAAGATTACCAAGGAGCTTTAGATTATTTAGCAAAAAAGAAAAGCAACGAAAACAGAGCATTGACCAAAGAGGTGTCTTATTACCGTGGCGTTCAATTATTCAATTTGAAAAAATTACAAGAAGCCTATCCTTATTTTTCTGCAGCAACAACTTCTACTGATAACAAAATAAGAGTTTCGGCTTTGTATTGGAAAGCAGAAACAGATTTTCAATTGTCTAATTTTCAAAAATCTTTAGACGGATTTACAACCTTTAAGAAAACTTCTGGAGCATCACAGATTGATGCTTTTAACACCGTCGATTACAATATTGCTTACAGTCATTTTAAATTGAAAGAGTATACAAAAGCAGTGAGTTCATTCAATAGTTTTATCAGAAAAACAAAAGAAGACAATCCGTTATTAGACGATGCAAATATCCGTTTAGCAGATTGTTATTTTGTAACTAAAAAATATGCAAATGCAATTTCTGCTTACGATAAAGTAATTAATAATTTAGGTGTTGGATCTGATTATGCTATGTATCAAAAAGCAATTAGTTTTGGATTTTTAGGAGATAATGCTAAAAAAATTAGCACGCTTAACGATTTAGTGACCAATTACGAATTCACCAATTTACAAGATGATGCTTTGTTTCAATTAGCAAATACCTACGTTGCTGTAAAAAACAATGCAAAAGCGCACAAAACCTTTAACACACTTTTATCTCAGCACACCAAAAGTTCTTATATTCCAAATGCATTATTGCGTCAAGGTTTGCTCTTTTATAATGAAAACTACAATGCAAAAGCTTTAGAACGATTTAAAAGAATTGTAAGTGAATATCCAAATTCTAACGAAGCAAGAGGTGCAGTTACAAATGCCAGAAATGTGTATGTTGATTTAGGGCAAGTTGATCTATATGCTGCTTGGGTAAAAAACATTTCGTTTGTAAACGTTACTGATGCAGATTTAGATAATACAACATATGAAGCTGCCGAAAATAAATTTCTAGAAAACAATGCTGAAAAAGCAATCGAAGGATTTAAAAAATACATTGCTGCTTTTCCGAACGGATTAAATGCTTTAAAAGCTAATTTTTATTTGGCGCAATCTTTATCAAAAACAAATCAAAACGAAAAAGCTGCTCCATATTATGAATATGTCGTCGATCAAAATTTTAGTGAGTTTAGCGAAGAATCTTTAAATAAATTAGCGCAAATTTATTTAGAAAAAGCAGATTGGAAAAATGCAACTCCGCTTTTAATTCGTTTAGAACAAGAAGCAAATTATCCGCAGAATATTTTATTTGCACAAAGTAATTTAATGAAAAGTTACTACGAATCAAATGAATTTAAAGAAGCAGTTGCCTATGCAGAAAAAGTATTG encodes:
- a CDS encoding tetratricopeptide repeat protein, translated to MNIRFFKKFAFLVLITVSSSVVSAQQTEMDTNSLAAYNDAITLYNNKAYAAAQKTFKEVALKNKSTSALKSDSEYYTAMCAIKLNQTEADKMVLNFVENNPNSNKKEKAFLNVGNYYFANKKAAYALKWYSKVNREVLSTENKKELDFKMGYALLSTGNLKLARKKFFPLINDARYGNDSRYYYGFIAYKQADYETAEIHLQEIAKQASYKSEVTYYLLDISFKDGRFEKCIEIGKNLLKDPKQKEISDISKIVGESYFNLKKYKEALPYLSAYKGKRGKWNNTDYYQLGYAYYKQNDFENAVKNFNKIIGDKNSVSQNAYYHLAECYLYLERKPEALNAFKSASEMDFDAKIKEDAFLNYAKLSYEQGNPYKSVADVLQDFLTAYPKSPFYQEINQLVVTSYLHQQDYQGALDYLAKKKSNENRALTKEVSYYRGVQLFNLKKLQEAYPYFSAATTSTDNKIRVSALYWKAETDFQLSNFQKSLDGFTTFKKTSGASQIDAFNTVDYNIAYSHFKLKEYTKAVSSFNSFIRKTKEDNPLLDDANIRLADCYFVTKKYANAISAYDKVINNLGVGSDYAMYQKAISFGFLGDNAKKISTLNDLVTNYEFTNLQDDALFQLANTYVAVKNNAKAHKTFNTLLSQHTKSSYIPNALLRQGLLFYNENYNAKALERFKRIVSEYPNSNEARGAVTNARNVYVDLGQVDLYAAWVKNISFVNVTDADLDNTTYEAAENKFLENNAEKAIEGFKKYIAAFPNGLNALKANFYLAQSLSKTNQNEKAAPYYEYVVDQNFSEFSEESLNKLAQIYLEKADWKNATPLLIRLEQEANYPQNILFAQSNLMKSYYESNEFKEAVAYAEKVLQKDKLEENVEFDAKTIIARSAFKTDDLKTAEEFYNEVERNASGELKAEALYFNAYFKNQNKKYAESNKIVQTLIADYSTYKYWGVKSYIIMAKNYYGLKDAYQATYILENIIKNFTQFDDVILEAKKELSTIKTTEAKTNESVTPNNK
- a CDS encoding cell division ATP-binding protein FtsE, translating into MADAILHLEDADIYQRDNLVLSKVNLKIEKGEFFYLIGKTGSGKSSLMKTLYGDLNLKRGKGAVVDFDLKQLKEKDIPFLRRKIGIVFQDFKLLNDRTVFDNLLFVLKATGWKDKEKMTAKIHEVLEKVDMKTKYYKKPFELSGGEQQRVAIARALLNDPDLILADEPTGNLDPKTSLEVMELLNGIHQSGKSILMATHDYALIVKFKQKTIKCEGGEVFEVVQQAVI
- a CDS encoding glycosyltransferase; the encoded protein is MKNIIISVTNDLTTDQRVEKICDTLFLNNYNIILVGRKLKNNIPLSRKYKTKRMRLFFNNGFLFYAEYNIRLFFKLLFLKKDILVSNDLDTLLPNYLVSKLQSKIIIYDSHELFTEIPELVHRPRVKKIWESIEQKIIPNLKNCYTVSDSIADYYQNKYNTHFETIRNVPKTKKSTTGIFPFDTRGKTIILYQGAVNIGRGLELMLDTMKHLEKHIFVVIGSGDIFEKVKTKASQLITNNKVYFLGKLTPPEINALTPLANIGISLEEDLGLNYRYALPNKLFDYLHAEVPVLVSNLPEMKKIIDEYKFGEIVENRNSKLLAKQIEKFSLKKHSAEIKSAKKVLNWENEEKKLISIYQNVKQ